The Desulfuromonadales bacterium genome includes the window TCCGGGAAGATTGCCGACCTGGAAGCTTCGGTCGAAGTGGATCGCGCCGATTTTGCCAAGGGGGAAGAATATCTGGCGCAGCTACGCCTGGAGCTCGAGGGGGCCGTGACTGCCGCCTCGCCGGCAGCCGGAAACGGTGCAAAGGCGGCACCGGCTACGGACCTCGAATCCCGACACCAGCAGTTGGAGCGGGAATTGGCAAAAACCGGTTTGCCACGGCAAATGCCGGCCGATCTGCCGGGCGTTCTGGTCCAGGCCGACGAAATCCGCCAGGAGATGATTACCATCCAGAAGGAGGCAGCCGAGCTGCGTCAGCAGCTGTTGAAGCAGCCCGCCCCATCCTGGCGGCCGGCGGTGTTGGCGACTCTGCTCTCAGTCCTGCTGGTCGCCGTTCTGGCCTGGTCGCATTCCGCCTGGCTGCTGGCGGGGCTGTCGGCCGGTGCCCTGGCGACAGCCGTCGGCTGGGCAATCTACCTCTGGCGTCTGGGTCAAGCGCGGCAGGAGCGTGGCCGACTCAAGGGACCGCTTCAGGTGCTGGAGGAGCGCCGGGAGGAAGCCCAGGCCCGCCTGGCCGGTCTTGATGACAGATTTTCCCGGCTCGGCCTGTCGCCGTCGGCGGTGGAGCTCGTGCGGATGCAGAAGAATCTGGAGCGGCATCTGCGGCTGCAACAGGAGTTGGCCGAGGTGGAAAGCGCCTTGGGAGCGGCGGGCTCCGGCGGGAATCCGGTCGCTGTTGGAGTGGTGGCAGGACGGAATCCGGCGAGGAAGGCACAGCCATCGACAGTGATTCCCCCGGAGAGTCTTCCTCCCCTCGGCAGTGAGGAATTTGCCGCGGCCGAAGCAGACCTTGCGGCGCTGGGAGAAAGACTGAAAAGCCGGGAGGCGAAACTGCAGGAGCTCACCCGCCAGGCGACAGAACGGGAAAGTCAACGGGCGTCGTTGCGGCGGATTGAAGAGGAAGGGGAGGCGCTGAGGCGGCGTGAAGCGGAACTGGCCAGGCGGCCGGTTGCCGCAACCCCTGCCGCCGCCGGCAGCATCCCGCCCGCGGAACTGACACAGCTCACCGCCGAGATCGGCCAGACCCTTGGGGTGTTGACGGCAGGCCGTTACACGGCGGTCCGTCTCGAGGAGGGAGAAGGCTGGTCCCTTCGCGGCGTAGACGGGGAGTGGCGCCCCCTGAAGCACTTCAGCCGGGGGACGGCAGAAAGCTTCTGTTTGGCCCTCCGGCTGATTCTCGGTCGGCAACTGACGGGCGACCGGCGCCTGCCCCTCCTCCTCGACGACACCCTGACGGGATTCGACCAGGCACGACTGGTCGACACGGTAAAGCTGCTGGAACGTCTTGCAGGCGAACAGCAAGTGATCCTGCTCTCCCGCGATGAAGCCCTGCGCAAGCGGGCGAACCGCGAGCGCTGGCACATAATATCGCTGGCAACAGAAACGACCCCAAAACCATCCAGGTCTCAGGAAAGGAGCGACGATGACGGGCAACTGCATCTTCTGTAAAATCATCGGCCGGGAAATCCCCGGTAAAATCGTCTATGAGGATGAGCAAGTGGTAGCCGTGGAGGACGTCAACCCCCAGGCGCCGCAC containing:
- a CDS encoding AAA family ATPase yields the protein MILRRLEMKHFGRFEDCAFDFRRGLNLVIGPSESGKSTLAEAIPLVLFGTPDGERFKPWGGSAGIWAAALVFEEAGRMLRIERDFLTGRVSLDETDAEGRSLHHFSSKAKSEEETAEGVAYRAELLRLFGLAEEELFRFGLFFEQGYANRFVVEGGSGEFTSLLAKMAGSEGRAAPAGEDELEAVRRRLAELERLWFETREALAKGSDLSGKIADLEASVEVDRADFAKGEEYLAQLRLELEGAVTAASPAAGNGAKAAPATDLESRHQQLERELAKTGLPRQMPADLPGVLVQADEIRQEMITIQKEAAELRQQLLKQPAPSWRPAVLATLLSVLLVAVLAWSHSAWLLAGLSAGALATAVGWAIYLWRLGQARQERGRLKGPLQVLEERREEAQARLAGLDDRFSRLGLSPSAVELVRMQKNLERHLRLQQELAEVESALGAAGSGGNPVAVGVVAGRNPARKAQPSTVIPPESLPPLGSEEFAAAEADLAALGERLKSREAKLQELTRQATERESQRASLRRIEEEGEALRRREAELARRPVAATPAAAGSIPPAELTQLTAEIGQTLGVLTAGRYTAVRLEEGEGWSLRGVDGEWRPLKHFSRGTAESFCLALRLILGRQLTGDRRLPLLLDDTLTGFDQARLVDTVKLLERLAGEQQVILLSRDEALRKRANRERWHIISLATETTPKPSRSQERSDDDGQLHLL